From a region of the Streptacidiphilus albus JL83 genome:
- a CDS encoding alpha/beta fold hydrolase, with the protein MASDPTFGGSRSSSTDFSFDPRLDGPWTHRDVSANGGRFHVAEMGEGPLVLLVHGWPQFWWTWRHQLVALAEGGFRAVAVDLRGVGGSDRTPRGYDPSNMALDLTGVIRSLGASDAALVGHDWGGFLAWTAAVMRPTLIRRLAVASSAHPRRLRRALMSDRRQIAAAEHLLALQRPWIPERQLAANDAELVADYLTEWAAPGRAPDEKALLTYRHAMLLSNTRHCSIEPFRWLMRSMGRPDGFQYSRRMRRPVRVPTLHLQGALDPLLLNRTAAGSGEYVEAPYRWRLLEGIGHYPQEEDPEGFSRELLNWLRDPEPDR; encoded by the coding sequence ATGGCGTCTGACCCCACGTTCGGCGGATCCCGCAGCTCTTCCACCGACTTCTCCTTCGACCCTCGGCTCGACGGCCCCTGGACCCATCGGGACGTCTCCGCCAACGGCGGACGCTTCCATGTCGCCGAGATGGGCGAGGGGCCGCTGGTCCTCCTGGTGCACGGCTGGCCGCAGTTCTGGTGGACCTGGCGGCACCAGCTGGTCGCGCTCGCCGAGGGCGGCTTCCGGGCCGTCGCCGTGGACCTGCGCGGTGTCGGCGGCAGCGACCGCACGCCGCGCGGCTACGACCCCAGCAACATGGCCCTGGACCTGACCGGGGTGATCCGTTCCCTCGGCGCCTCGGACGCGGCCCTGGTCGGCCACGACTGGGGCGGCTTCCTCGCCTGGACGGCGGCGGTGATGCGGCCCACCCTGATCCGCCGACTGGCCGTGGCCTCCAGCGCGCACCCGCGTCGACTGCGCCGGGCACTGATGAGCGACCGGCGGCAGATCGCGGCGGCCGAGCACCTGCTCGCGCTCCAGCGGCCCTGGATTCCGGAGCGTCAGCTGGCCGCGAACGACGCCGAACTGGTCGCCGACTACCTGACCGAGTGGGCCGCCCCCGGGCGCGCGCCGGACGAGAAGGCGCTGCTGACGTACCGGCACGCCATGCTGCTGTCCAACACCCGGCACTGCTCCATCGAGCCCTTCCGCTGGCTGATGCGGTCCATGGGCCGACCCGACGGGTTCCAGTACTCCCGCCGGATGCGGCGGCCGGTGCGGGTGCCGACGCTGCATCTGCAGGGGGCCCTGGACCCGCTGTTGCTGAACCGGACGGCGGCCGGCTCCGGCGAGTACGTCGAGGCGCCCTACCGCTGGCGGCTGCTGGAGGGAATCGGCCACTACCCGCAGGAGGAGGACCCGGAGGGCTTCTCGCGGGAGCTGCTGAACTGGCTCCGCGACCCGGAGCCGGACCGCTGA
- a CDS encoding phage holin family protein has product MSTAYRSENGSTSSDGAERTVGQLFSSATADLSALVHDEIRLAKKEITQDVVRGGAGAAAGLAAGVILVASIPVFSFAMAYGIHASGLGLAWCFLITGGAFVLLAIIAGLVAWRLVKKISPPDRTIASTKATVDVLKTAKPRPAVGPADELPAIRR; this is encoded by the coding sequence ATGTCCACCGCTTACAGGTCCGAGAACGGCAGTACCTCCTCCGACGGGGCCGAGCGCACGGTGGGCCAGCTGTTCTCCTCCGCCACCGCCGACCTGTCCGCGCTGGTGCATGACGAGATCAGGCTCGCCAAGAAGGAGATCACGCAGGACGTCGTCCGCGGCGGCGCCGGAGCTGCGGCCGGGCTGGCCGCCGGGGTGATCCTGGTCGCCTCGATCCCGGTGTTCAGCTTCGCCATGGCCTACGGCATCCACGCCTCCGGCCTCGGCCTGGCCTGGTGCTTCCTGATCACCGGCGGCGCCTTCGTACTGCTCGCGATCATCGCCGGGCTGGTCGCCTGGCGGCTGGTCAAGAAGATCTCGCCGCCGGACCGGACCATCGCCTCGACCAAGGCGACCGTGGACGTGCTGAAGACCGCCAAGCCCCGACCCGCCGTCGGCCCGGCCGACGAGCTGCCCGCGATCCGCCGCTGA
- the nhaA gene encoding Na+/H+ antiporter NhaA — translation MSDRPAPRPDGSPPLGPDPESGSTQAPRRQFLGRLPLPERTFLADALRAETVGGVLLLLATVAALVWANVWPHSYETVVEHTVGPSHPLHLDLPLGDWAKDGLLSVFFFVAGIELKRELVAGELRDRRAAALPVVAAVCGVAVPALVYTLVNSGADGHHGGWAIPTATDIAFALGVLAVAGTHLPSALRAFLLTLAVVDDLIAILIIAIFFSHGIKLWALGLAFLGLVLFYALHRLRVHGWYLYLPLAVVIWALMHESGIHATVAGVAMGLLLRCTKDPGEAHSPAEHIEHLVRPFSAGFCVPVFALLSAGVTLNAHALADVFTHAAPLGALLGLLVGKPIGVFGGSWLTARFTRAELNPELEWSDLFAVSVLSGIGFTVSLLISELAFADDPALARQAKAAVLVGSLICALVAAVLLRLRNRTYQRLYEQEEAEQQGGRPV, via the coding sequence GTGAGTGACCGCCCCGCTCCCCGCCCGGACGGCAGTCCGCCGCTCGGCCCCGATCCCGAGTCGGGCTCCACCCAGGCCCCCCGACGGCAGTTCCTCGGCCGGCTCCCGCTCCCCGAACGGACCTTCCTCGCCGACGCCCTCCGCGCCGAGACCGTGGGCGGCGTCCTGCTGCTGCTGGCGACCGTGGCAGCACTCGTCTGGGCCAACGTCTGGCCGCATTCCTACGAGACCGTCGTCGAGCACACGGTCGGACCGTCCCATCCGCTGCACCTGGACCTCCCGCTCGGCGACTGGGCCAAGGACGGGCTGCTCAGCGTCTTCTTCTTCGTGGCCGGCATCGAGCTCAAGCGCGAGCTGGTGGCCGGCGAACTGCGTGACCGCCGGGCGGCCGCGCTGCCGGTGGTCGCCGCGGTCTGCGGGGTGGCCGTGCCTGCCCTGGTCTACACCCTCGTCAACAGCGGCGCCGACGGCCACCACGGGGGTTGGGCCATCCCCACCGCCACCGACATCGCCTTCGCCCTCGGCGTGCTCGCCGTGGCCGGCACCCACCTGCCGTCGGCGCTGCGCGCCTTCCTGCTGACCCTCGCGGTGGTGGACGACCTGATCGCGATCCTGATCATCGCGATCTTCTTCAGCCACGGCATCAAGCTCTGGGCGCTCGGCCTGGCCTTCCTCGGCCTGGTGCTCTTCTACGCCCTGCACCGGCTGCGGGTGCACGGCTGGTACCTCTACCTGCCGCTGGCCGTGGTGATCTGGGCGCTGATGCACGAGAGCGGCATCCACGCCACGGTCGCCGGCGTCGCCATGGGCCTGCTGCTGCGCTGCACCAAGGACCCCGGCGAGGCGCACTCCCCGGCCGAGCACATCGAACACCTGGTCAGGCCCTTCTCCGCAGGCTTCTGCGTGCCGGTGTTCGCCCTGCTGTCGGCCGGAGTGACCCTCAACGCCCACGCGCTCGCCGACGTCTTCACCCATGCCGCGCCACTGGGCGCCCTGCTCGGGCTGCTGGTCGGCAAGCCGATCGGAGTCTTCGGCGGCAGCTGGCTGACCGCCCGCTTCACCAGGGCCGAGCTCAACCCCGAGCTGGAGTGGAGCGACCTGTTCGCGGTCTCCGTGCTCTCCGGCATCGGCTTCACCGTCTCACTGCTGATCAGCGAGCTGGCCTTCGCGGACGATCCGGCCCTCGCCCGACAGGCCAAGGCGGCGGTCCTGGTCGGCTCGCTGATCTGCGCCCTGGTCGCGGCGGTGCTGCTGCGGCTGCGCAACCGCACCTACCAGCGGCTGTACGAGCAGGAGGAGGCCGAACAGCAGGGCGGACGACCCGTCTGA